A window of Corticium candelabrum chromosome 3, ooCorCand1.1, whole genome shotgun sequence contains these coding sequences:
- the LOC134177775 gene encoding uncharacterized protein LOC134177775, translating into MSLDPVAQFLYPNDAPVTHKPVCVGADGNCFFRAVAMSLTGKEENHKQLRQQGAEQLCNKPQAIAAALIEKSSSCPGVNPSSLIATFLSDESYSVFKAAKEVGKGTEDSLALAVVKEGNETKKFGSWCGMVQVYGAAAAIGCSINMHYPEVIQRIRPFMNTIVQPLESATSQNNDIHIMWSSTTQPATLKGNVQLNHFVPLLPRSATNLSYHAESDIPASDCCDESDSDKLESTFGFSDDENASEFVVMKTLRKSRKSKRIEPKSWSLSGFQPKSPRVCAIPSNMDITVETMHEDSGIPVDSHHTAAQESQNGDKPAYGNASRTTQRAMAVTATKPKGSESKSSKIKQTLDSWLLSNKNKHVQKDQREITNSHPITTIPELAKTPVRQNVSSTTCRRHISKETFMGWKRSHEADYQTMSWLKCEVMKDNPSMVDILWCEVCRTYQSKVCGTKHFSRTWIDGSRNHRTNNVIDHAGSAQHQAAMSYKRKETARERREPVTDYSEIARSFKMKPETKARMMKKFEICYFLAKENFPFVKYPSICALEKRHGVELGEAYSTDVAASHFVHYIAESQRQHFKQTVAAPFFSILMDSSADKGKVENELFAIIYSESDHTSEKLITRSQYFKVLEPSKADSAGLFDCLQEALKDMGIRDLMNPENVLQVKNLPILVGVGTDGAAVNISRDTWTKSKSSECSAMDFLDVVFCPSTRTGKQRRSLQSSI; encoded by the coding sequence ATGTCTCTGGACCCAGTTGCGCAGTTTCTTTACCCAAATGATGCTCCGGTGACCCATaagcctgtgtgtgtgggagCTGATGGCAATTGCTTTTTTCGGGCTGTTGCAATGTCCTTGACAGGAAAGGAAGAAAATCACAAGCAACTCCGTCAGCAAGGTGCAGAACAGCTCTGCAACAAGCCACAGGCAATTGCAGCTGCTTTGATTGAAAAATCTTCGTCTTGTCCAGGTGTGAATCCTTCTTCACTCATTGCCACGTTTCTTTCTGATGAGAGTTACAGCGTGTTCAAAGCCGCAAAGGAAGTGGGAAAGGGCACTGAGGACAGTCTAGCTTTAGCTGTGGTGAAGGAGGGCAATGAGACAAAGAAATTTGGAAGTTGGTGTGGGATGGTGCAAGtctatggtgcagctgcagcaattgGTTGTTCCATCAACATGCACTACCCTGAGGTTATCCAACGTATCCGCCCCTTTATGAATACCATTGTACAACCTTTGGAATCTGCAACAAGTCAAAATAATGATATTCATATCATGTGGTCTAGCACAACTCAGCCAGCAACTCTTAAGGGAAATGTTCAACTCAATCACTTTGTGCCTTTGCTACCCAGATCAGCCACTAATCTCAGTTACCATGCCGAAAGTGACATTCCTGCCTCTGATTGCTGTGATGAGTCTGACTCTGACAAACTTGAATCTACCTTTGGCTTCAGTGATGATGAGAATGCCAgtgaatttgttgtaatgaaaACCCTTAGAAAATCAAGAAAGTCAAAGAGAATTGAACCAAAGTCATGGTCATTGTCTGGATTCCAACCTAAGAGCCCAAGGGTTTGTGCAATACCTTCGAACATGGATATTACAGTAGAAACTATGCATGAAGATTCTGGCATACCTGTTGACTCACACCACACTGCAGCCCAAGAAAGTCAAAATGGTGACAAACCGGCATATGGCAATGCTTCTCGCACAACTCAACGTGCTATGGCTGTCACTGCTACTAAGCCAAAGGGTTCTGAAAGCAAGTCTTCCAAGATCAAGCAAACTCTTGATTCCTGGTTATTAagtaacaagaacaaacatgtacagaaaGACCAAAGGGAGATTACAAATAGTCATCCGATTACAACCATTCCAGAGCTTGCAAAAACACCAGTACGTCAAAATGTGTCATCAACCACATGCAGACGTCATATATCAAAAGAAACATTTATGGGGTGGAAAAGAAGCCATGAAGCTGATTATCAAACTATGTCATGGCTTAAatgtgaagtgatgaaagaTAATCCTTCAATGGTTGATATTTTGTGGTGTGAGGTGTGTCGAACATACCAATCTAAGGTATGTGGCACTAAGCATTTCTCCAGAACGTGGATTGATGGGTCAAGAAATCACAGAACCAACAATGTCATTGATCATGCTGGGAGTGCTCAGCATCAAGCTGCAATGTCCTACAAGCgaaaagaaacagcaagagagaggagagagccAGTGACGGATTACAGTGAGATTGCCAGAAGTTTTAAGATGAAGCCGGAGACCAAAGCaaggatgatgaagaaatttgaaatatgTTATTTTCTGGCAAAAGAAAACTTTCCATTCGTAAaatatccatctatctgtgcTCTTGAAAAACGACATGGTGTTGAGCTGGGAGAGGCATATTCAACTGATGTAGCAGCTAGTCACTTTGTGCATTATATTGCTGAAAGTCAGCGACAGcatttcaaacaaacagtggCAGCACCTTTCTTCAGCATCTTGATGGATAGTTCAGCTGACAAAGGAAAAGTGGAGAATGAGTTGTTTGCAATCATCTATTCTGAGAGTGATCACACCTCTGAAAAGCTAATAACTCGAAGTCAATACTTCAAAGTACTGGAACCGTCTAAGGCTGATTCTGCTGGACTCTTCGATTGCCTACAAGAAGCTCTGAAAGATATGGGTATAAGAGATTTGATGAATCCAGAAAATGTGCTGCAAGTCAAAAATTTGCCAATTCTTGTTGGTGTGGGAACTGATGGTGCTGCTGTAAACATCTCAAGAGATACGTGGACTAAAAGCAAAAGTTCAGAATGTTCTGCCATGGATTTTCTGGACGTGGTGTTTTGCCCATCGACTAGAACTGGCAAGCAGAGACGCTCTCTCCAATCCAGTATTTAA